The genomic window TTATATAGAAGGTTAGAAGCTAGTATTAAGTGAAGGTAAATCAATTAAATACCTTGGATGTTTTGAAACACAAATGGGTTAAGGAAAAGATTTTAGATACAAATATTCATGGCAAAGAAAGGTCTGCCAAGTCTTGCTTTTTTCTTGGTATACCATTCATTTGCTGTAGGCTAGCTTCTTCTCAAATTAAGAAAAACACTCATGTGAGTAaactttttctaattttaaaatacatacaccATATCTTGCTCTGCATAAATTCCAACTCTAGTTTTTGCAACAATAACAATTTTACTTGatctccagtgcttggcacactgtATTTGTAAAATCCAAGTAACAAGAAGAATTAGGGATTACATCAGAGTTGGCCAACCCATGGGACAAGTCTCAGATCCTGCTAAAGTTAAGAACTCAAATACAAAAAGTGTCTAGAAGATTTTGAGTGCCACTGAACTGTCATCCTCACTCAATCCCCCAAAAATAGATGTTGGGGGAATCCTGAAGAATCAGGtcaagaagattttaaaaatgaaattagatgATTAGATAAATtcttagaagaaaataaattttgtggTGCCCTATTTCTTGGCTTTGATCTGGTTGTCAGTGGGGATGCCTTTGCCTAAGTGGTGGCCAACAGAAAGCCcaactttcttgtttttctgttcttcctgcacttcctttttcatcaagaatcctgaCTGAAAGTCCAAATCAAAGTAGCTGCTTGGAGCAAAGGACAGTGGCTTCTCTTCCCAGATATTTTCCAGGcgttttttccatttttccagaaTCTGAAGTCGTTCACCTGCTGGAGTGTGCCCAATGCTGTAGATAAGCTGAGGTTCCAAGACTTGAAAACCACAGAAATACAGAATGCCGCTCTAGGAATACAAAAGACACAGGGATGAGTCAGAGAATGCATGGGGAAGTACCTAAGTTACCAGAATGCTTATAACTAAGCTGCTCTGTGAAATAACTTGGGAAATATGTCTAGTTAAATCCTGGCTTCTATTGGCAGATGCTGATTGACTGACCCTGACAACTCAGTGCCCCAGACACAACTCTCTAATTGATAAGTAGCGGAGCAGATGCCAAACTTCACTGGGAGGAAATTTCCTTATTACTGGAAATTCCCTAGACCAATGAAGTGATAGGTTCAGTCCAGGAGATTGGAGtctaaagagacagagagaggagagagacagacagatggaaagagacaaagacagagagacaaacagagaagcaaagagacagacagagacacagagacagaaagagggagggagggagagggaaagagatggagaaagagagggagacatatatgaagggaaagagatgaagagagagaaaatggagcaggggggaaaagagagaaggggaaagggagaaaaagagtaaaggagggaaaaagattggaggaaaggaaaggatgaggcggagagggagagaaagaaagatgagacacagagagagagacagggtcagagagaaagaactgacctTGGTCTAGGGCATTCCCAGCGAGAAACACCCTCTAACAAAGCAACAGCTGCTTTGGTCACACTTGGGTGAACTgaagggttgaatgacttgccttaCGCCTACAccaaaaaaaagatcaaagaaataggaaatggtCTTCTATGTGCAACAATACTTACACCAGCTGTTTTTTGTAGTCTAGACCAGCTGTCCTTTTCTCTGAGGGATTTCCCTCAGGACATTCTACCAGCTAAATGATCTGAGAAGCTATAAGAGCTGCTGGACATTCTatgacagaagagagaaactTCTCTGGCTCCTTGGGAATCGAGGCACCCAACCCAAGTCACGCCAAGGGCCATTTTGTGGTACTCAGAGTAAATAACAACCACTTGTATTCTGAGGGAGCCACAAGATTTACACTTCTCTAACCCCCACCCTCTTTATGAAAGATGGCACTTCCTTTCTGTAGTGGTCATTGAAAAAGGCAGTGACATTGGTGTGGATAGTAGAATCTGTTAAAATGGTTGAAGGGTGGTGTCAGAGGGAATGAGCAAGAAGGATTTCCAGAAAGAGCTTCTGGAAATGAGAACCACCAtgtttttggctttttgtttggAGCAAAGGTCTGGACCTGCAAATTCATCTTCAGAGGGACCTTCTAGGATGGAAATGTCATCCACTAAGGAACATCAGCAACTCATCTATAACTTAGAGTTGCCTGGAACACTGACAAGAAAAGTGCCTCGAGCAtggccacatagctagtgtgaggactggatctggaatctgaaagaagtgagttcaaatcctgcctcagatacctatAAGGTGGGCAAGTGGTTTAATATCCCTCACTTTCTAAACCGGAGGTGATCATTTCacccatctcacagggttgtgagaaaCAAGTAGAGCTGAcacatgcaaaatattttgcaaaccttaaaatgctatataaaaggGTAGGTATCACTGTCATCATCTGTGTATCACTGTATCACTGTGTCAGAGGTGGCATTTGGACCCTAGTTTTCTGAACTCTCCAAGGTCAGCCCTGATTCTATGCCACATTGCTTCCTGTCAGGAGGATACATGGTTAGATATGTCAGAGGGTCATGGAGAAAAAATAGGGTATATGTATGAGTAGGGGAGGGCAGAAACTGGAATTAAAGGGGCTTTTGGTGAAGAAGGAATTGGTGATGCACTAGTACACACCACGCAGGGAGTTTCTTCATGGTGTAGCCCCTGCCACATGTCACTCTGCCCACTATAGAATAGAGCTTCCAGAGAAGGTTCATTTATTGACCCAAAATACACTGAAAATAAGGTACCTGGATTGGCCAGAGGAGAACATTCATGTCCCCGTGGACACCAAACAGTGAATACATGGAGCCAGACCCTCCAGTGGTGATGGAGAGCACAGCTTTCTTGTTCTGGGGAAGAAAAACTTCATTATTATCCAGACCACAGAAGTGATGCTGGTAGTGACAGGGGATTAATGAGGTAGCTCCAGGGAAATGACTATTATCCTACCCTATGGGCTGCTCATACAGCTTAACACTGCAGCACCTCCCACCTCTAATCTATTGAAGATGTTTCTGCAGAAACAGTGACAAAGGAAATGGAGAGCAGGTGGGATATGGATGGAGAGGGGAGGATTCTACTTGTGGGAAGGTGGCAATTGAAGTCAAGAATGTTGTAATTTGTGAGTgagtgaagaaggaaaagggaaccCTCTAGCTTAAATTAATGGTGGCTGCTGTCTCCAGTGATAAAATGAATGTGATCCAAACAGTGGTCTCCAAAGAATGACTTCCTAATTGGCTCCCCCTCTCCAATTAATATTCCCAAAGGTCTAAATCATTCTCCTACTCCATCAACAAAGGCTCCTTGTAGACTTtagaatcaaatattatttcacctttattttgtcctttaaaaatttctgtctacatataaatattataatatcatCATTATAGTACAGTAATGCACACATTTGATAATGTAAATTAATACACaagatataacatatatataataattattatgagTATagtaacacacacatatatatgatatgatataagtatatacatattagGGGTATATACCCCTAAATTTTTAATGATAGTGTGCCTTAttaaaaaattttccaaattaGCGAGGCAATTGTGTTTTTATGCTTGCTTCTCCAAGATACCATGGGGTAAAAAGGAATctggggacaaaggcatttctGATAATGCCTACTACATTATAAGATCCATGTGGTCTGGGGCTCTGTCTTATCTAAACTCTGTATTTCTTCTAGTGAATGGCCAGCATTATTCAtatattcaacaaatgtttagtaAGGtctatacttaataaatgttgaatggaTGAATTTATTCACTTAATAAACGTTGAATGCATAAATGAGTCAAccaacaaaagcatttattaagtactatgtaccaggcactatgagAAGAAGTGGGGagtgaaagacaaaaattaatcAACCCCTGCTCTCACAGAGCTTCTGTTTTGCTGGGGGAAGCATGCATAGGAAATATAGCATACTTAAAAATTCACTATATGGggactgaggcagggagatcaatcagGAGGCTCCTTCAATAGTTCAGGCTAGAGGAGATAAGGCTCTAAACCAAGATGGTGGCTGTGTGACTTCAGAGAAGGACTCAGAAGCCAGAAATgttgttgtggaggtagaaacagTCAGATTTAGCAACACACTGAACATGTAGGGCAAGGGAAAATAAGGAGCTAGAGATGGTCTGAGGCTACAGTAGCCAAGTATTTACCAAGCCAAGTTTAATTTGGTAAGTGCCGCCTTGAGGAGAGGAACTTTCTCTGGTTTGCCCTTGTATACCCAGAGACTGGCCATCCATGAGCATAAGGCATGGACCAAGTGTGCCTGAGTGTCTGACTAGCCCATGCTCTATGCCTACCTGTAGACCTACCATAGCCTAGgtacgtagtaagtgcttaactaataattgcttattggattgaattgaacaTATATGCTCAGTGTTGCTGATTAGGATAAAGGTCTTGATGGAGAGCTATCTCAATTAAATGACTCAGACTCTAGAACGTGACCTTGATGACTCACCTTGGACACTGAGGAAAAGAGGTTACCTCCATTATTTTGTAATGGCCTTTGACCAATCCCCAACAAGCCATCTAGATAATGCGAATCTTGGACCTAGAGATACTTAAAACTGATGACAAAGGAGAATATAACTTTTCTTCTCTTGCATTGTTTTAGGTCCGAAGATTAAATATTATACTACTTGAAAACTGCTACACATACAGAAATATCTGTTCCCCTCACCTACTGTTTTCTCCTACTTAACTTGTAACACATTTCTAAATATACTGCAAAAGATATGGAGGTTGATTTTGATCTGTTCTGAGCCAGAATATAGCTGAAATCTAACCTACTACAAGAAAACCAGCCCCAGCCTCTTACTTTAAAGGGCCCCTTGTCATACATGGCGGCGTATGAATAGGCAAATTCTCCGATGAAAACTCTATCAAACCAACCCTTCAGGATAGCAGGCAATCCAAACCACTGCAGTGGAAACTAAAAAACAAGATGGAAGAACAAATCAGTTAggaggtttgggggagggaggttcTATTTTGTTTCGTTTGTTCCTGTTTGTTTTGGCTTGTTTTTTGGCAGAGTAGACAAGGCTCAGTATCCCGTTTTTGTAGACCTAGAGTGGGACGGGACTTTAAAGACTGTCTACTCTAActatctcattttagagatgtggaaactgagactcaaaagtGAGTTAACTTGCCTGTagtctagtaagtgtcagaaggaggatttgaacctgtGTCTTTTTTATTCTGGGAGGCAGCTTGGTATACTGGAAGGGGTATTGACTGTGGAATTTGAAGGACTCAGTCC from Notamacropus eugenii isolate mMacEug1 chromosome 1, mMacEug1.pri_v2, whole genome shotgun sequence includes these protein-coding regions:
- the NQO1 gene encoding NAD(P)H dehydrogenase [quinone] 1 isoform X2 — translated: MAVKKALIVLAHSENTSFNHALKEAAKEALKKKGWDVTVSDLYALNFNPLISRKDITGGLKDPDNFKYPVESAQAYKEGRLSSDIVAEQKKLADADLVIFQFPLQWFGLPAILKGWFDRVFIGEFAYSYAAMYDKGPFKNKKAVLSITTGGSGSMYSLFGVHGDMNVLLWPIQSGILYFCGFQVLEPQLIYSIGHTPAGERLQILEKWKKRLENIWEEKPLSFAPSSYFDLDFQSGFLMKKEVQEEQKNKKVGLSVGHHLGKGIPTDNQIKAKK
- the NQO1 gene encoding NAD(P)H dehydrogenase [quinone] 1 isoform X1 produces the protein MITPLLTVKKALIVLAHSENTSFNHALKEAAKEALKKKGWDVTVSDLYALNFNPLISRKDITGGLKDPDNFKYPVESAQAYKEGRLSSDIVAEQKKLADADLVIFQFPLQWFGLPAILKGWFDRVFIGEFAYSYAAMYDKGPFKNKKAVLSITTGGSGSMYSLFGVHGDMNVLLWPIQSGILYFCGFQVLEPQLIYSIGHTPAGERLQILEKWKKRLENIWEEKPLSFAPSSYFDLDFQSGFLMKKEVQEEQKNKKVGLSVGHHLGKGIPTDNQIKAKK